The genomic interval GAAAAAGAAAATTTGAAAAAAGAACTTTTTTCTTTTTCTTATGAAAAAATATACAAAGTATATAAAAGTTACTTGGATAAAAAAACGAGATCTTTTCAGGAAAAAGAAATATTAAATCAATTCAAGAAAAATTTTTCAACAAATGAAATAGAAAAAAATGAGATTTATATTCTTCAATGTTATGAGGAAATTAAAAAAGAAATAATTAGACATATGATTTTAGAAGAAGGGGTTCGATTAGATGGAAGAACCAATCAACAAATACGCCCAATATGTAGTATTGTAGACTATCTACCTGGAATACATGGATCCGCATTGTTTTCAAGAGGAGATACTCAGTCTTTAACTACAGTAACATTAGGATCATCTTTAGATGCCAATAGAATTGATAATGTTATTATGGAAAACCAAGAAAAATTTTATCTACATTATAATTTTCCTCCTTTTTCTACAGGAGATATACGAGTCATTAGAGGTGTGACTAGAAGAGAAATAGGTCATGGAAATTTAGCACAAAGAGCTCTAAGAAATGTTCTTTCCAATAATCCATATACAATTCGTGTAGTTTCTGATATATTAGAATCTAATGGTTCTTCTTCTATGGCTACAGTTTGTGCAGCAAGTTTAGCATTGATGGATGCAGGAATACCTATTGAAAATCCTGTTTCTGGAATTTCTATGGGATTGTTCACAGATAAAAAAAAAGAAAAGACAGTTATAATCTCTGATATTACTGGAGATGAAGATAGTTTTGGAGAACTTGATTTTAAAATAACGGGAACAAAGAATGGAATTACAGCATGTCAAATGGATGTAAAAACAAAAGGATTAACATATGATCTTTTAAATAAAATTTTAATGCAAGCTTTTAAAGGTCGTATCTTCATATTAAAAAATATGTTGAATACTTTACCAAAGTATAGAAAAAAATTGAAACCTAATGCTCCAAAAATATATACTTTAAATATCCCAAAAGATTTGATAGGTTCCGTTATAGGCCCGGGAGGAAAAATTATTCAAGAAATACAATCTCATACAGAGACAAATATTTTAATTAAAGAAAAAGAAGGAATGGGGTATATTGAAATTATAGGAAAAGATTATAAAAAAATGGAAAAAGCTATTAATAGAATTAAAGAAATTACTTTTGTTCCTGAAATTGGGAAGGTTTACAAAGCAAAAGTAAAATCTATAAAAGATTTTGGAGCTTTTGTTGAAATTTCTAAAGGAATAGAAGGATTATTACATATTTCTGAAATAGGATGGAAAAAATTAAACAATATAGAAGAAGAATTGAAAATAGGAGATATTATTGATGTAAAATTCATGGGAATTAACGATAAAAACAAAAAAATGAAACTTTCTAGAAAAGTCCTCTTCCCTCGTCCTACGAAAAAATAATTTTTTAATTATGAGACAACTAAAAATTACTAAACAAGTAACCAATCGTGAATCTGAATCTTTAGATAAATATCTTCATGAAATAGGAAAAATTCCATTATTAACACCAGAAGAAGAAGTAGAATATGCTCGTAAAGCAAGAAAAGGAGATCCATATGCTATAGAAAAGCTTGTTAATGCTAATTTACGTTTTGTTGTTTCTGTAGCTAAACAATATCAAAATCAAGGATTAAGTTTATGCGATTTAATAAATGAAGGAAATTTAGGGTTGATAAAGGGGATACTTCGTTTTGATGAAACAAGAGGCTTCAAATGTATTTCTTATGTTGTTTGGTGGATAAGACAAGCAATTCTACAAGCAATTGCAGAACAATCAAGATCTATTCGTCAACCCACAAATAAATTAGCTTTATTAAATAAAATACTTAAAACTCTTTCTCAATTAGAACAAGAGTTACAAAGAACCCCTTCTGTAAGAGAAATCGCAGAACATTTAAATATGAATGAAAAAGATGTAGAAGAATCTATCAAAAATTCAGGTAGACATGTTTCAATGGACGCCCCTTTAATAGAAGGGGAAGATTCCTCTAATCTATATGATTTAGTACGATCTGATGAATCACCTAGACCGGATGAACATTTAGAAAAAGAATCTCTTAGAAAAGATATAAAGAGAATTTTAGAAACTTTAAGTGAAAGAGAACGTCGTGTTATCATTTTACATTTTGGTTTGAATGGATCCCCCCCAATGACATTAGAAGAAGTAGGACAATCTTGTGATTTAACAAGAGAAAGAGTGAGACAAATTGAAAGCATAGCTTTAAAAAGATTAAAACATTCTTCCAGAAGTAAAATACTAAAACCTTATTTAGGATAAATAAAAAATATAAAAAAGAAGACCCCGATGGGATTCGAACCCATAAACCTTCTGATCCGTAGTCAGATGCTCTATCCAATTAAGCTACGGGGTCATGTAAATACGAATACTATTTTAATTCTTTTTTTAAGATAAAAGGATTTTTACAAATTTTTCTATTCTTAGTGAAGAATTTCCAACCAGCCCCCCATCTATATCTTCTTGAGAAAAAAGATTTCTAGCATTAGTCTCGCTAATACTTCCTCCATATAAAATAGAAATTCTTTTAGATATTTTTTTTCCATACTTTTCCATAAATAAGGAACGAATATACTGATGCATTTTCTGAGCTTGTTCAGGAGTAGCAGTTTTTCCTGTTCCAATTGCCCATATCGGTTCGTATGCTATAATAAAAAAGTTCATTTTTTCTGAAGGAAATTGAAAAATAGTTTTTTCTAACTGATTTTTTATAACAGAAAAATGTTTTTTTTTTTCTCTTTCAAAAAACGTTTCTCCAATACAGAAAATAATGGAAAAACCATATTTTAATGAAATATGAATTTTTTTCAGTAGAATCTCATTTGTTTCAAAAAAATACTTTTTACGCTCACTATGTCCTAATATAACTTGTTGTACCCCTATAGATCTTAACATAGAAACAGACACTTCACCTGTATAAGATCCATTTTCTATTTGATGAACATTTTGAGCGGAAATACTTAAACAAGTCCCTTGTAAAATCTGATTTGAAATTTGTAAAAAAGGAAAAGATGGTGCTATAATTACTTTTTTTTTGTGATTTATTTTTCTTTCAAGAATAATTTTTAATAAGTTTCTAAGAAAAGAAGTAGTTTCATAGAAATCATGATTCATCTTCCAATTTGCAATTACAATTTTTTTTTTCATTGTTCGTATAGATAGAAAAATTATTAGTTTTTTCTTCTAGTTTTTCCATATATTTAATTAATAAAAATGTTATCATTTTTAACATTTCAAAATAGAATTTTTCATTAAAATATGAAAAATATTTTTTTTTCTTAATATGAAAAATATTTCTTACAATTTTATCTATTGAAATATTTTCATATGTAGAATTAGAATTATAACTATAACTTTTGATCTTATTTAATTCTTTAGTATAAATATTTAAAATTTTAAAATGTTTAATTTTTTTTTCTAAATCATGAGAATAATTTAATTTTATTAATGTTATTATAATATAATTTATGATATCTATGTATGTATCTATAATGTTTTCTTCTTTTACTTTTTGATTTTGATTACCTATTTTTTGTATATTTTGTATACGTAAAATTTTTATAAAAATTTGATCCATCATAGATGTATTTTTTAGCTTTTTCCATGAAATATCATAATCTTTTAATTTTTCTTTAAACAATTTTTTACATTTTTTAATGATAAAATCAATGAAAATATGATTCATATCCATATCATTGAATTTGATTATTCAATCAATTACAAAAATAGTTTTTTTTTAAAATGACGATTAATTGTGCAGGATCTTTACTATGTTTCAAGGAACCAAAAATTATGGGGATAGTAAATGTTACACCTGATTCCTTTTATGATGGAGGACAATTGAATTCAGAATACAAAATTTTACAACATGTAGAATCTCTATTAAATGAAGGATCTGATTTCATAGATATTGGAGGTTGTTCGACTCGTCCATATGCTACTAAATTCCCAACAGAAGAAGAAGAACTAAAAAGAGTAATCAACCCCATTCGTATTATATTAAAAACATTTCCAAAAACTAAAATATCTATAGATACTTTTCGTAGTAAAGTTGCTGAAATAGCAGTAAAAGAAGGAGCAGTAATGATAAATGATATATCTGGAGGAATACTAGATAAAAAAATGTTTCTTTTGTTATCCAAACTTAAGATTCCATATATATTAACTTATTTGAGTTTAAAGAAAAATGAAAGAAATACAAAAAATATAATTATAGATACTAATAATTTCTTTTCTAAGAAAATTTACTATTTGAAACAATATGGTATAAATGATATAATTTTAGATCCTGGATTTGGTTTTGGAAAAACATTAGAACAAAATTTTCAATTATTAAAACATTTATCTTTGATGGGATTTGAAGATCATTTAATTTTAATAGGTATTTCTAGAAAATCTATGATTCAAAATATTCTAAATATTTCTTCTGAAAAATCATTAAATGCGACTTCTGTTATTCATACTTTATCTCTGTTGAAAGGAGTTAAATTTATCCGTGTACATGACGTGAAAGAAGCTATGGAATGTATCAAATTAGTACAATTTTATAAAAAAATAAAAATAGAAAAAAAGTTTAAAGTAAGTAGATAATAAGTATTGTGACTTTAGTAGTTTTTTTGTATTAAGTTAAGTCAGTTTAGTAAGTAAATAATACTACATCATACTTCTTAATTTATTATTTTTGTGTATACATTTTTTTTATTGAGAATTTCCTTCATTAATATTTTAGATATTTTTCTAGTATCCATTATTTTCTTTCAAGTGTATAAACTCATTTATAGTACAGCTGCTTTAAATATTTTTTACGGAATCATTGTTACTTTTGTTTTTTGGAAAATAGTAGAAATGTATGATATGAAACTTCTTAGCATAGTTATAAGTGCTTTTTTCAAAGGAGGTTTCTTAGCTTTAATTATACTATTTCAACCAGAAATTAGAAAATTTCTTCTTATAGTTGGAAGCAGAATTTTTTTGAAAAAATTTGTTCTTTCTCTATTTGGAAAATCAGGTGGGGGGACCTCTTCAGTAAAAACGGAAACTATAGATAGTATTGTAAAAGCTTGTGCTATCTTATCAGGTGATAAAACAGGAGTATTGATAGTGATTCAATTACATCAAGATATAAAAGAGTTTATACAAAATGGAGATGAAATGGATGCGAAAGTAAATATTCCTATTTTAGAAAGTATTTTTTATAAAAATAGTCCACTCCATGATGGAGCTGTCGTCGTTATAGGAAATAAAATAGTGAGAACGAGAGCTATACTTCCAGTCTCTTATAATAAAGAAATTCCATCTCGGTTAGGTCTTCGTCATAGAGCGGCTATTGGATTATCTGAAAAAACTGATGCAATCTGTCTCGTAATTTCTGAAGAAACTGGTTATATTTCTTACATCAAAGAGAAAAATAGAATAGTTATTACCAATATTCATAATTTAAAAACGAAACTTGAAGAAGATCTGTTTTTGAATAAAAAAAAATTCAAAAATAAAATTATTGATGAACATCAGAAACTTATATAAGTTTTATTCCATTTCTTCTGGAATAGAAACAAATAGTAAAAAAATAAAAAAAAATTCTATTTTTTTTGCTCTAAAAGGAAAAAATTTTGATGGAAATCAATTTGCTCACGAAGCAATTTCAAATGGAGCAATGATGTCTATAGTGGATAATCCAATTTATTCTTTTTCTCGTTATAAAAACATTTTTTTTGTAAAAAACACTCTGTATTTTCTACAAAAATTAGCGAAATATCATAGATTACAAATAAAAAATATCCCTATAATCGCGATTACGGGGAGTAATGGAAAAACGACTACTAAAGAATTAATAAGCGCAGTTCTCTCTAAAAAATATAATTTTGTTCATTCTACTAAAGATAATTTAAACAATCATATAGGGATTCCGTTAACTATTCTATCAATGTCTAAGAAAACACAAATTTCTGTCATAGAAATAGGTGCAAATCATGAAAAAGAAATAAAAAAAATGTGTTCCATAATTAATCCAGATTATGGATATATAACTAATTTTGGAAAAGCTCATTTAGAAGGATTTAAGAACATGAAAGGAGTGATTTCTGGAAAATTAGAATTGTATGATTTTTTAAAAAAAAAAAGAAAAAAGTTTTTGTGAATGGAGATGATTCCATTCAATTAACTAATAGTTTAGGAATTAATAGATATATTTTTTCTGAAAAAAAAAATTCAGATGTCAAAATTAAATATTCATGGAATCAAAGAGATCTGATCTCTGTTTTATATGTAAAAAACATACAAATAATTTCTAAATTAATAGGAAACTATAATTTATACAACATCGCTGCTGCCATAACTATTGGAAATTACTTTCAGGTTCCTTTGAAAAAAATTAAAAAAGCTATAGAAGAATATGTTCCAAATAGTTACAGATCTCAAATTGTAGAAATAAAAAAAATAAAAATTATTATGGATTGTTACAATGCAAATCCCACCAGTATGAAAAAATCTATTTCCTATTTTAATCAAATTAAAGGAAATAAAATGGCTATACTAGGAGATATGTTGGAATTAGGTTTTTCTTCTTTTAAAGAGCATAAAAAAATTGTTATTGAGTTAGAAAATAGTAACATAAATACAGTATTTTTAATTGGAAAAATATTTTTTTCCATAACTATCAAAAACAGTGAAAAAATAAAAAAATTTATTAACAAAAACATTTTCAAAAAATGGATTCAAGATTATTATTCTTCTTCTATTTCTAATTCAACAACTCATAAAATAGATTTAATTCTCATTAAAGGATCTAGAAAAAATTCATTAGAAACTCTAATTGACTTAATCTGAAGTAATTTTTTTCTTTTGTTGTAGATTTCTATTTGAAAGATTAAATTTGTATATGCAAAAAATTCATAAAAATTAAATTTTTCTTTGATGAAAGAAATTACCACCGTAACCTATCTAAAGTGGTTTAAAGATATGTCTTTTTGGAGAAAATTTGAGGATAAATGTCGTGTCCTATATTTAAAGCAAAAAATAAGAGGATTTTTACATTTATATAACGGACAAGAGGCAATTCCTGCAGGATTAACTCATGCAATGGATTTGTCTAAAGATAAAATTATAACTGCTTATAGATGTCATATTTTACCCATTTCTATGGGAGTAGATCCAAAAGAAGTAATGTCAGAACTACTAGGAAAGGATACAGGGACCTCTCATGGTATGGGAGGGTCTATGCATATATTTAGTAAAAAATATCGTTTTTACGGAGGACATGGGATAGTAGGTGCTCAAATTCCATTAGGTGCTGGAATCGCTTTTGCAGATAAGTATTTTAATAGAGATTCTGTGACCATAACAATTATGGGAGATGGAGCCGTAAGACAAGGATCTTTACATGAAACTTTCAATATGTCTATGATATGGAAACTTCCTGTTGTCTTCATATGTGAAAATAATCAATATGCTATGGGGACATCTGTAAAAAGAAGTACTAATATAGAAGAAATTTATAAAATAGGGGGGGCCTACGGAATGCCTTCTTATCCTGTAGATGGAATGGATCCTGAAAAAGTAGCAAAAAAAGTTTTTCCTGCTATTGAAAGAGCTAGAAGAGGTGATGGGCCAACATTTTTAGAAATAAAAACTTACAGATATAGAGGCCATTCTATGTCTGATTCCGAATCATATAGGAGTAAAAAAGAAATTCATTTTTATAAAAAAAAAGATCCTATTTTGAAATTAAAAAATATTATTATCCAAAATAAATGGGAAACTATAGAAAATTTAAATTCCATAGAGTATGAAATAAAAAAAGAAGTAGAAACCTGTGTTGAATTTGCAGAAAAATCAGATCCTCCTTCTTTAGAAAAAATGTATAATGTCGTTTACAACGAAACCAATTATCCTTTTTTAGATAATGATCCCATGAGTAATAAAATAATTTAAAAAAAATAATATTTAAGAATGGCAGAAATAATATCTATGCCCCAGTTGAGTGATACAATGAAAGAGGGGACTATTATCAAATGGAATAAAAAAGTAGGAGATAAAGTTTCAGAAGGAGATATTCTTGCTGAAATAGAAACTGATAAAGCGACCCAGGATTTTGAAATTGATGTTAGCGGAATTCTACTTTTTATTGGTGTAAAAAAAGGGGGGACAACACGTGTAAATGAGCCCCTAGCCATTATTGGAGAAGAAGGAGAAGATATAAGTTTTCTTTTATCTAAGTTAAAAAAAAACAAAACAGAAAAAAAAATTATTGAAAAGAATAATAAAAAAGAAGAAAAAAGAATATTTATCTCTCCTTTAGCAAAAAAAATGGCAAAAAAAATAGGTATTCCTATCAAAAAAATAAAAAAAGGAATCTGTGAAAAAGGTCGTATCACTAAAAAAGATATTGAAATATACCAAAAAACATTTGATATAAATGTGAATAATGAGGATCTCAGTTTTTTAAATAAAAACAACAACAATAACAATAATAATAGTAGTAATCAGGAATCGACACATTATCCTCATTCTTCTATGAGAAAAAGAATTGCGACACATTTAACAAATTCTAAATTTACAGCTCCTCATTATTATTTAATGATTGAAATTAATGTGGGAAAAATGATACAATTAAGAAAAAATTTGAATGAAAAACTCACTCTAGAAGAAAAAATATCTTTTAACGATATTATTATTAAAGCAGTTTCTCACTCTTTGAGAAATCATCCTAATATCAATGCTTCATGGAAAGAAAAAGAAATTCTATGTTATTCTCATATTAATATTGGAGTAGCAGTATCTGTAAAAGATGGATTAATTGTCCCCGTAATTCGAAATACTGATCAAAAATCGTTACTTCAAATTTCCAAAGAGATAAAAGATAAAGTATTACGTTCTAAATCTAAAAAAATACAACCAGAAGAAATAGAAAATAGTACGTTTACAGTTTCTAATCTAGGCATGTATGGAATTGAATTTTTTACTTCTATAATTAATATCCCTAATTCATCTATTCTTTCTGTAGGAGCTATTATAGAAAAACCAATAGTTAAAGATTCAAAGATTGAAATCGGCCATGTTATGAAAGTGACTTTATCTTGCGATCATAGAATTATAGATGGAACAACAGGAAGTAGTTTTCTTAATTCTTTGAAAAAGCTATTGGAAGATCCTATTACTATATTAGTTTGATATTATTCTGTTTTTTTTTGAAAAATATAGGACATAAAAATTGGAAATAAAAATATCATAACAGTAAGAAACGGAAAAAACCTTTCAAAAATAAAAAAATATTTTTTATAGAAAAAAGAAAAAATAAGTTTAATTCCAAGAAGAAAAATTACAGAAAAAGCTGAATCTTTCAAAAAAGGTTTTTTTTCTATTAATTTTACAAATATTTTAGTTACCCATCTCATAGATAAAATACCTGTAAAAACACCTAAAAAAATCAAAATTAAATTTTCAGATAAAGCAACGGCTGCAAGAATATTGTCAATAGAAAAAGCTAAATCCATTATTTCTATAAAAAAAATACTTTTCCAAAAAGAACTCGTTATTGGAAGGATATTTTTTCTATCATTTTTTTTATAAAATTTCTGGTAAAAAAAATACTTTACTCCAATATAAATTAAATAAATTCCTCCTAAAGGTTTTAACCACCATATTCTAATCAATTTAGATGTAAAAAATAAACATAATCCTCTAAAAAAATAAGCTCCAAAAAGACCATATCTTAGAGCTTTTTTTCTATCTTCTACTTTTAGATCCAAAATCATAGATGATAATACTGCCGCATTATCTATTGATAAAATACTTTCTATCAAAAAAATATTTCCCACAATAGAAATAGAAACTATAATAGGATGATTCATGATATCCAAGATAGAATTCTCAATCCAATCATTATTCATCAAAAAATTTTGTAAAATCATTAAATTTCTGTATCCATCTTGTTTTTTAATACTTAATAAGTAATTTATTTGTAACGCATTTTTTCATTTGCCCCGCATCTAAATATTTAATATTTTCGCATAATGCGTTACACAGACGATTTTCCTTTTTGAACATTAAAGATAGAATTTACTAAACTTTTTTTTTTCAGGATGAATCATTTGAAAAAAAAATCCATACATGAAAAATACAAAAAGTAGCTAGTGTATTTATTCATATGGATGGATGATAAAATCATTAAAATATTTTCTAATAAAGTAAAAAAAAATTAGAACATTAAAAAATGTTGTTTTACTTTCTTTTTTTTTATCATAATATCAAGTAAAATACTGAAAAAATGATTCATAGATAATTATAGAGATAACAAAAAATAAAGTCTTTTGTTATTTATATTTAGTTATTAAATTTAATATTATAAAATTAAAAAATTCTAATAACAATAAAATAATTTTCTTTTTATTTTCATTTTAATATACAATGCAAATTACATAATCGATAGAATGCGTGTAAGAAATTTTTTCACAGTTTTTATAATGATTTTATTAACTATAATTTGTTTATATTATATTCTATCTGGAACTGTATTTTTTTCAGAAGAAAAAGAAAAAAACACTTCAATCCTTTCTAATTCTCCTTCTCCTAATAAGAAAAACAAAACGCTAAATCTAGGATTAGATTTAAAAGGAGGAATTAGCATGACTTTAGAAATATCTGAAAAAGACCTGTTAAAAAAAATTTCTAAAAATTATCAAAATCCTATTTTTTTAAAAGCATTAGAACGGACTGATAAAGAAAAGGAAAAATATCCGAATATAGATTATTTATCTAATTTTATAGATTTCTTTTATAAGGAAAAAAAAAAGAAAAAATCAAATATTGATTTATCAGAATTATTTGAAAATAGATTTCACATCCACAACAACATAGAAAAATTCTCTTCAGAAGACGACTATAATAGTCATCGTCGTTCAAAAAAAGAAATAGAAAAGGAGATCAGAAAAAAAATAGAAGATTCTATTTTTACTACTTATAATATTCTTAGATCAAGAATTGCAAAATTTGGAGTAACTCAACCCAAGATACAACGTATCAAAAATTCAAATAAAATTTTGATAGAATTATCTGGGATAAAAGATATAGATAGAATAAAAAATATTTTACAAAAAAAAGCTGAATTAAACTTCTTTGAAGTATGCCAATTACAAGAAATTGATTCATACTATGAAATCATAAATAAAATTTTTTCTCAAAAAAAAAAAAATATTTTACAAAAAAAAATAAAGAAATCAAATATAAAAATCAATCTTTTATAAAACTATTAAATGTTTCTAATCTTGAAAAAAACAATATAGTTGTAGGATTCGTTAATCAAAAATATACGAATATAATTACAAAATTTTTGAATTCTATTGAAGCTGTAGAATCACTTCCTTATCAATTAAAGAACATAAAATTTTTATGGGGATATCAAACTGCCCAATATAATAAAGAAAACTTTTTGAAGTTATTCGCTGTAAAAATTAATCCTGAAAATCTTTTAAAAGGAGACGATATTCTGAATGCAGATAAATATTTAGGGCAATTTAACGAATTGTTTATTCAGATAAAAATGAATAGAGAAGGAACTAGAAATTGGAAAATATTTACTGAAAAAAAAATTGGAAAAAACATTGCTATAGTTCTTGATGATTTAGTTTATACAGCTCCTGTAATAAAATCAGTCATTACAAATGGAATGTTCCAAATATCGGGACCTTTTTTATCAATTCAAGAATCAGATGATTTAGTGAATATATTAAATGCAGGAAAATTCCCTACTTCCGTTAAAATTATTCAATCTGAAATAGTAGGAGCTTCTTTAGGAAAAGAATCTATTCAAAAAGGAATAATATCTTTTTTTCTTGCAATATTTTTTGTATTTATTTGGATGATTTTCTATTACTTAATTCCGGGATTATATTCCAATATAGCATTGATATTTAATTTAATATTTATGTTTGGAATTTTAATTTCTATCAATGCAGTATTAACTCTTCCTGGAATTGCTGGAATTATATTGACATTAGCAATGTCTATGGACGCTTATGTTCTTATTTATGAAAAAATTAAAGAAGATCTAAATTACGGATTATCTATTCATAAAGCGATCTATAATAGTTATACTTTTAAAAAAGGAGCTTTATCATCTATTATAGATAGCCAAATAACTACTTTATTATGTGGAATCATTTTATTTTATTTTGGAATAGGGCCTGTTAAAGGATTTTCTACTACTTTAATTATTGGAATTTTGACATCAGTGTTTTCTTCTACATGTCTTGGAAGATTTTTTTTAGAATGGCATTTAAAGAAATACAAAAACATTTTTTTTCAGAGTAAGAAAATTATAAATGGACAATGGGATTTTTTATCCAAAAGAAAATTAGCTTATAGTATTTCTTTTTTTTGTATTATAGTTAGCGTCATTTCGCTTTCTTATAAAGGATTAAATCTTGGAATAGATTTCGTAGGAGGACGGACATACATAATCCGTTTTGACAAAAAGGTTCTACCAGAAAAAATTGCTATGGTTTTGTCAAAAGTATTTGTAGAAAATGGAAAACCTTCATTTCCGAAAGTATTTACTTTCGGAAATGAAAATCAAATAAAAATAGTAACTAAATATAAAATATGGGATGAAAGTAATCAAGTAGATCAAGAGATTTTAGAAAAAATGTTTTTCGCATTAAAATCATATTTTATTCCTATGGAATTTAATTCCTTTAAATCTCTAGAAAAGGAAAAACATTTAGGCATTTTATCCTATGAAAAAATAGACCCTTTTATAGCTAAAGATATTACTATAAATGCTTTTATTTCAATAATAATATCTTTATTAGTGATATTTATTTATATTTTCATTAGATTTAAAAAATGGCAATTTGGATTGGGGGCAGTCATTTCTCTATTACATGATTTGATCATTGTTATTGGAATATACTCTATTTTTTATGAAAAAATTCCTTTTTTAGAAATAGATCAATCATTTATAGCCGCTTTACTGACTATAATAGGGTATTCTATTAATGATACAGTAGTAGTTTATGATAAGATTCGAAAATTTTATAAATCAGGTCTCTCCATGAGAAAAATTATAAATAATGGAATTTATAACACCTTAAACAGAACCATAAATACTTCATTTATAACTATACTAGTTATAGCTACTATTTTTTTATTTGGAGAAATTACTATTCGAAGTTTTATGCTATCTTTATTACTTGGAATAAGTATTGGGACTTATTCTTCTATATTTATAGCATCATCTATAGTATATGATTTTTCAAATCAAAAAAATCAAGAATAATGAATCTCTTATTTCTCAGTATTGAAGAAAGTTTTTTTATAATTTTTGTAGCTATTCTTATATTTGGACCCAAAAAAATACCGGATATAGCTAGGGGAATGGGAGAAGGAATAAGATATTTAAGAAATGCTAAAAAAAAAATTCAGAATTCTATTCTTCAAAATAACATCAACAATACTAATGAAAAATCTTTTCTTTCTCAAGATGATCAAAAAGAAAATAATAAGTTTTCTATAAAACGAAAATAGAAGAATAATTCTAATCTAGAATATTACTTCTGTAATCTTTTATTATTGATTTGTCCATAAAAACTTTCCCCAAAATTTCCAGTGAATTTTTTCTCAAATAAGAATTTA from Blattabacterium cuenoti carries:
- a CDS encoding Sec-independent protein translocase subunit TatA/TatB gives rise to the protein MNLLFLSIEESFFIIFVAILIFGPKKIPDIARGMGEGIRYLRNAKKKIQNSILQNNINNTNEKSFLSQDDQKENNKFSIKRK
- the secF gene encoding protein translocase subunit SecF, which codes for MNSIEAVESLPYQLKNIKFLWGYQTAQYNKENFLKLFAVKINPENLLKGDDILNADKYLGQFNELFIQIKMNREGTRNWKIFTEKKIGKNIAIVLDDLVYTAPVIKSVITNGMFQISGPFLSIQESDDLVNILNAGKFPTSVKIIQSEIVGASLGKESIQKGIISFFLAIFFVFIWMIFYYLIPGLYSNIALIFNLIFMFGILISINAVLTLPGIAGIILTLAMSMDAYVLIYEKIKEDLNYGLSIHKAIYNSYTFKKGALSSIIDSQITTLLCGIILFYFGIGPVKGFSTTLIIGILTSVFSSTCLGRFFLEWHLKKYKNIFFQSKKIINGQWDFLSKRKLAYSISFFCIIVSVISLSYKGLNLGIDFVGGRTYIIRFDKKVLPEKIAMVLSKVFVENGKPSFPKVFTFGNENQIKIVTKYKIWDESNQVDQEILEKMFFALKSYFIPMEFNSFKSLEKEKHLGILSYEKIDPFIAKDITINAFISIIISLLVIFIYIFIRFKKWQFGLGAVISLLHDLIIVIGIYSIFYEKIPFLEIDQSFIAALLTIIGYSINDTVVVYDKIRKFYKSGLSMRKIINNGIYNTLNRTINTSFITILVIATIFLFGEITIRSFMLSLLLGISIGTYSSIFIASSIVYDFSNQKNQE